In Janthinobacterium sp. B9-8, the genomic stretch TCCTTAATCATGCAATTTACAGTGAACTATTAAAAAAACAATATGGCCTGATACCTGAAGCCCCCAATGCTGTTAAACGCCCACAAGTAATATTGAGAAACTAATGACTCGAAAACGTGAGAAAAATAAGGGACTAACCAATAGCAGGATTTATATTAAAAATAATCGCTATTATTTTTTCTCTGCCAATTACACAATTAGCCCAATTGATGGGAAGGCAAGGCAGTGGCATAGCCTTTGCCTAGTTTCAGATGGTGAATTAAATGCAAGGCTTGCCGCGCAAAAAATAATTAGCCATAACACTCAAACAGATGAAGAAGGCAACTTTCCTACCCACTTTAAAAACTATGCATCTTATGTCTTTAAAAAGCGAGCGAAAGAAGCCCCAAAAGATCTACCACGCTTGCTGATGCACGAAACAGCCAATAAGAATTTAAATGGTATATTTGAAACGATTGAAACCGCATTTCGCCAATTTAATATTGTTGATGTACTTCCTGTTGATATCGCCTCTTTTGTTGACCAGTGGGAAGGTAAAAGAATGGCGCAGGTGTATCAATCGAGGTTATCTGATTTTTTTAAATGGGCGTGTCGGAGAGGATACAGAGCAGAAAACCCATGCAGAGAAATATCCGTCGCCAAGCCGAAGAAACGAAGCCGCTATATCACCGACGATGAATTTAACGAGGTAAAAGAAGCGCTATTGATGGGGCTAGATGGCCAGCCAACACGAAGTGGCAAAATGGTCAGTTGCTACGTGGATCTTTGTTTCTTGCTGTACCAGCGAACAACAGAAATAAGATTGCTGCGCTGGGATCAAATCACATCCGAAGGAATTTTATTTACGCCGACCAAAACAGAAAAAAGCAGCGGTGCAAAAGTACAAGTTCCAATGACCCAAGCAGTACAGGATGTTTTAAGTAGAGCAAGACAAGCGTATCCAGAGCGCGAGATCAAATCAGAGTATGTAATCCACACTCATGATTTAAAGCCTTACACGACTACAGGAATAGGCTCAGCGTGGAAACGTGCAGCGCAACGAGCAGGTGTTAGCAATGCAACGCTAAAAGACTTACGAGCAAAGGCAATGACCGATGCAAAGCGGGATGGCTATACAGTGAAGCAAATCAGTGTTGGCGGTGCGCATACTGATGAAGAAATGACCGAGAGCTACATCAAGCTCAGGGAAACACCAGTCAGCGAGGTAGTTCTCAAGCTACCAGTAAAAAAACAGCCCGAAAAATAGCCCGTAAGAATGCCGTTTTCTCTGCTTTTTTCCTCGCTTTGCGGGATTATATTAGAACATCTTCTAATATAACGGGCAAAACAAAAGGGCTAGCTTTCGCTAACCCTTTGTTTTTATTGGTCGGAATGAGAGGATTCGAACCTCCGACCCCTTGCACCCCATACTTACAGATCACCACACAACCGCTTTAAAAACAATAAGTTACATCTTTACACTGCACAGACAAACCACCTAAAAGCCCTTGCAGAACACGATAACAAGAAGGCTCCCGTACATTTTTCGTACATGAGAATATCCCAACAATCCCATCACGTTCAACTTTAAATATCAACTGATTAGCAAAAAAAAAACGGCTCTGCTGATTGAATAATGAGCAAAGCAAACAGTCTGAATTAACATCTGTAACAAGATCAATAAAAATTAAAGCAGTACCATAAAATAAGTAGAAAATGACCTGTGCTTGCTAACCGTTATATTTTTCAAACGAAACAATCAAATTAAGACAGCCACAGTATTGTGGTAAAAATATATAAAAAGCACGATCAGTAATACATTACTCTAAAATATTACCAAATATAATGCGAAGACTTTCATCTGATACGTCACGAGCATTTATTTTTTCTGCTGGTAACTCTAAAACATCTCTAATCTCTTGTAGTCTATTTTTCATTCGATCACCGACTGGAGAACGAATCAGCAATGGATCAACACATCCTAAGACTAACTCAAGAACTATATGCACAAGTACACTCTCAGATGCTAATTCATCCAATTCAATACGAACACCACTAGGCAAATTTTTACCTAAAATTTCCAACAAGTATGGGCGAACATTATTAGCAATTTTTTTCAATTGACCTAATAAATTTTCACCAATCACATCATCATCTAAAATCCAATTTTGAATGGCAATATGTGTTGGTAAATTGGAATTATTTCGTAATGTATTATTATTCACAACAGGTTCCTTAGGAGAATTACAACTCTCAATCCAATTATCAATAGTAAAATCTAAAAAATTATTATTTTCAACCTCTTCATGGGAATAATTAGTCCTACAAAGTGTTTCATTTTTATACATTGAATATTTCTTCAATGCACGTAGCAATATAGGTGATTGAACGGCATCAAAATCAACTTTTGACAACGCTAATGTATCTAAAAGCAATGAACTTGCCTCTAATGGTTTGATATTCTTTTCAATTAATTCAATTGATGCATATGAATTTTCACTAACAACTTTTGCAGCTTTTTCAAAATTTGTTTCATATAAATGCATGCATGTACTAATATGTCGTTGTATGCCTGGTTGTACCCCAAGCTCATTCGCGATGAATTGCTGTACCCCCCAGAAAGCAAACCAATTATATGGAACCCCAAGCCACAAATCATTTGAACGATTAATAACTGTCATCGACAATCGATTTTCATCCATACGAAGCATTACTTGTGTATTACAAGGAATATCTCGTGATGAACTACTAATATCTTTCGCCGAATACATAGAAAGAACTACACGCCGACTAAAAGGTAGTTTCCTCAAATGTTCGATTGCATCTTTAATTTGGTCAACGCCAAAATAACTCCTTAAACGAACCCCATAAGCACCATTCAGGGTTTCACCATCATCAGAGTATTGATCATAAGAAGGAAGAATTTCTTGCAATGGAGCAAGCTTATTACTTCCAGTAAGTAACCATGCAGTTTCGACAAGTGCAAAAACAGGATTAATTGTCCTCCCTTGAAGAAAACAAAGTCGCTCACCTTGGTCGAGCTCAACACAAACATGACCTAGTTCAATACATGGACCAACCCTAGATTCAACCTTTGGAAGGTTGTTTTGAGTCGCAATATTTAAAAGCTGTAAATATGCCGCATTAGGAGAGAGTCCTCTTACTAAGATCACGGTAGTCTCCACTTAGAAAACTTATCACTGTTTTTTTTCATCTTTTCAAGATAATTTGACTCAAGATCAATTCCTGTCTGGCCAGAAATTTTAACTAAATAAATAAATACATCAGTCAATTCTTCACTTAATAATGGCTTAGCAGTTTCGTAATCTAAATCACCACGTACTACTTTTTTTAAAATATTTGCATACTCTCCAATTTCACCGAGCATGCAAACAACTAAGTGCTCTAAATCCTGCACATTAGATGATGTAATAGGCACATAAAATGGAACATTGCCTTGATGCTGCTTATCAAACTCTTTTTGAAGCTCAATTATTTTCTCTAAATCCATGTCACACCTATGCATTTAAATTAGAGATTAAATTATCGATACTTTTTTGGTAAATTAATGTCGCATCAGCAATTGCCGTTCCATGAGATCTTTTTTTCCTTAATTGTTCTAAATCACGAGCAGCTTCAATTGCGCCCTCCAACCTTTCAAGAGTCAATTGAGAGGTCAATTTTGGATCTAGTTCAGTCCCTTTTAACCCTGCCTCTAAAGCTTCTTTCAAGCTAAGCAGTGGAGCGGCAGAAACAACCGTTACAGACTCTTTAAGTTCATTAAGCATCTTACTTAAAATACTTAATGGGTTAACCTCATTTGTAAAATATCGAAGTAAGCTTAGGCTGCTTAAAGTTTCTAGACGTGGACGCACCAGAGAAGAAGAACTACTGTTGTAATATGCACGGAAAGCAAAAATAGTTAACTTTACTATTTTTAGATGAGGAATCCCCGCATAAATGTCAGCTAATGTTTGACGAATTTCTTCTAAATTAACTTTCAAAAAATTACAAACTTCTAACGATCTAAAATAACAAGTACAATATAATACATCGTCTTCAATTTGACATTGTAAAATCATAAATGAAGGGATTGGTTTATCATCTTTACCAAGTTCAACAATCTGCTCTTGTGAAATCAAAGAATAAAGAGCTCGATTACTTGATGAGTTTCTTTTTAGATCCTCAATAATATATTCTACCCCATCACCATAATATTGAGCATGAGTGAAATACAAATCTGGAGGACACTTTTTAGAACGCCACTTTGCTGCAACGTTCTCAACATCTAGCATCACGAATCCAGCAAGAGCTGCTGTTTTACACTCAAAGTTCAAAATCCAATTAAATTTCGCCCCGTGTTCCAATTGAACTTTGGCTTGCGCATGTAAGTCATACAAGCTAATTTCACTCATACAATAGCTTTAATTGCTGCATTACTATTTTATGAATATAATTAGGGTCAAGAGTCGCATCCAAAATTAATTTCTTTCCTTTATATTCAGACATTACTCTCTCATAATTCTCAGAAACTATTTTTAATTTATCAGCTTTCTCATAGCTATCAAGAATTGGACGATTACCTAAACGTCGTACAGACTCGTCTACTGGATTACGCAAATACACAACCAGATCAGGATCTGGAAAGTCTTTATTCAGACGCTGTACAAGTTCCCAGTCAGAATCCTGAGTACAATGATATGCAAAAGATGAAAAATAATAGCGGGTACTAATCACTGAAAAGCCACGACTCATCATCTGAGTGACACCATCAGTGTCATTATATAAATGATCAAATCTGTCGGCAGAAAACAAATATGCCATTTGATGATCAAAATGTTGAGCATTTTCTTGGAACTTCACACGCCCTTTAAATGCTTGCCGAATCATATTCCCAACAGGACCAGATGATGGCTCACTCGTCAGCATCACCTTATACCCTGAGGTCAAATAGGCTTTTTCAAGCATTGACGCTTGTGTGGATGTACCAGAACCATCCAAACCTTCAAAAACAATAAATTGTGGCTTCAATCTAATTACACCTAAACGTTATTTAATATCAACCAGACCCGTACTAGAATCTAGCGTTAAACCATAATATTTAATTTCTTTAATTTCCTGATCATCGCAATTATAAATAGCCACGCTATTTATATACCCTGGTGTTAAATAACTCATGGATCCAACACCAGATATTTTCATCCCCCGAGCTCCGAGGCGACAACTTAATCGAGCATGCTGATGTCCATGCAACAGGGCAGAAAATCCATAGTCATCCAACAAAGAAAGCACACTGTAAGCATTTCTTGTTGTAGAACTATCCTCATCTTCAACCGGAATAAAATGATGGTGAGCAATGGCAATTCTAAACCGATGAGAAGTCTTTTCAGGGCAATGTTCTTCAAGCAACGCTTTCACTTTCACTAGATCAACTTTACCCATTTTGTGATCTAAATGATATGAAGTATTCATCAACAAAAAATCTACGTCATCACTCTTAATGAAGCATGCACCGCTATTATTAAACCGACACTGAGTATCATTTCGAATGCCAGCACTCCACGCATCAAAAAGCGAAAATCCAAGCCTCCCTCCACTTTTAATAAGATCATGATTTCCAGGACAAACAAGAACATTTCTGAGATTAAAACCATTTTTAATTATGGCAGACCTAATGATTTCTTGCGCCTCAGCATACCCATCAGGACTACCCTTGAAAGTTACATCACCTGAGATAACGAGAAACGACCCAATTTTGTTCTCAACAACGCCTAAAAGTGAATCTAAAGCAATCTTGATGTCACTACTTTTCTGATGAGCGAGAGGATTTCCAAAATGGAGATCGGAAATGTGTACAATATCAAACTTCATTATGCCAACATGAGTGTAATAGTAAGCAGCAGTATACCTAGCCTAGAATTATTAGGGAGGTGCAACAGACAAGAAGTAAGTACTAAATCAATTATTAACACCTCACAATGCAAACCATTACTTACTTTGCATACCTTGATTTTTATTACTTCACGTATCACCCACTATACTTCTCCCTAAAATAGCCAGCCCAGCGTCCCGCCTTCCCGTTGGTAATCACGAGTTTCTTGCAACTAACAATTGATGCTAACTCCCCCCGACCCAAGCAATTGTGGATAACGCCGGCCATGGCCAAGCCTTGATCAAACTCGAAAAGTACACCGTCCCCTTGTTTTTTTCACGCTCTACTGCCCACTCTCCGCCTCAACCCACAACCCCGGAAACAGGTACCTGAATAGCTTAATGGGAAATGCCAGCTTATAAGGGGCATGCAGTGATTCTGATTTCAGAATACCCAGGGTGGTCAGGTCTTTAATCACTCTGGATTGTGTGCGGTCAGAATCACCGCCCAGCATGGCTTTAAAATCTTGTTTAGGCATCTGGCCTGCATGCAGCAGATATTTTAATGGCAGCAGACTATTTAATTTGAGCAAATTGGGTGTTTCCGCTGAAACAGATTCTGCCATCAGCATTTTATGCAGCCGCTCTTCAAAGCCTGTCAATTCCAGCATTTGATTCATAAAGCTCACCTGATCAAGGCAGGTATCGAGCATAAAGTCGATAAATTGAATAAAGTGCTTTTCAGATAAATTACCGCGCCCGTCCTGATCCCCTTCCCGCGGTAAATCAGCCCGAGCCAGCACCTCGTTATAGCGGGCGTGATTTCGCGCCAACCCTCTCATCGGCGACCAGATCCCCTTGGTCAGCCCCAAGGCATGAAGGCCAGAATGGGTATGCAAACGGATAGTGCGCCCATTCCCATCGCCAAAGGGATGAATCCAGGCCAGCCTGTGATGCGCCGCCAAAATAGCAATCACGGCGCGCTCTCCCCTCAGCTCAAAGCGATAGCCATTATGGAACTCGTCCATAAACGCCGGCAGATAATCTTTGCTGGGCGGGATATGCAATCCCACCTGAACATCATGTTTACGCAATTGGCCTGGGGTCACCTCTTCATTCCAAGCAGAGCCATCCTGATGAACCCCACGCGCCATGCGATCCTCCAGACTCAGATGCTGATACATCGCGTGATGTAAAGAACGAATAAATTCAGAACCAAAAAAAAGCCCCCCGGCAGGCAGAACACCCGGTGAGCCAATAGTGCCCTCTGCCCACACTTCAGCCTGCATACAAGCTAAAGCCGCCCGCTGCTTCTGCGCCTCATCCGGCCGGGCAGAGAAATCCTTGCTCATGGCCTGCGCAATCAACAACGGGGTTGTATGCTGCCCCTCAATCTTATTGGTGTAATAAGAATTCATCGGCCGCAACGCCTCGCGCAGAATCTCTGCAATACCCTGCGGGCAATGCTGCTGATAGGATGAATAGATCAGCGCCGAAGCCTTCTCTGATAGCGCCTCCATCTGAGGCGTGCCTTGGCGTGGCAGCAAGGGAGACATTGAAAACGGGGAGGTGTACAAGCTCGGCATAGGGCAACAATCCTGCGATGATCTTTGGCGTAAACTTTGGCTATTTTTAAAAAACACCTAACTATAGGTTTTATAACATATAATGATGCTAAAAACATCACATAAAAGCTAAATATTGGCGAAAATTTTGGCAGAAATAGTTACCTTAGTGCTTTAAGCAAAATACTCTTTTAGCTATTCAAAATAGTCCCCCCAAGTCCCCCGCATCCCAATTGGTAATCACCAGCTCTTTGCTGCTGGCAATCTGGCCTTGCTTACCATTATTGCCGTTGCTGTACTTGATGCTCAGCCCCTGCATGGTGAGGCCTTCGAAGGCTTGCCGGATGTCAGCGTGGTCGTTGATGCTGACCATTACCCTGCCCTGGCAATTGCGCATAAAGTCGGCCATGGCCAAGTATTGATCAAACTCGAACGGCACACCGTAGCCTTCGGTTTGCCAGTACGGCGGATCGCAATAAAAGAAGGTATGGGCGCGATCGTAGCGGCGCATGCAATCCAGCCAGCTGAGGTTTTCTACCGCGGTACCAGCTAGGCGCAGGTGGGCAGAGGAGATATTTTCTTCGATGCGGCACAGATTAACGATCGGGGCCGTGGTGGCCGTGCCAAATGACTGGCCATTGACCTTGCCGCCAAAGGCATGCTGCTGCAGATAAAAGAACCGCGCTGCACGTTGAATATCGGTCAGCGTTTCTGAGCGCGTATCTTGCAGCCATTTAAAGACTTGGCGCGAGGACAGCGCCCACTTAAATTGCCGGACAAACTCTTCCATATGGTTTTGCACCACGCGGTAGAGATTGACCAAGTCGCCATTGATATCATTAATGATTTCAACCGGCGCAGGCACCGGTCTTAAGAAATACAGCGCCCCGCCGCCACAAAATACTTCTACATAGCACTCGTGAGGGGGAAACAACGCAAGCAGCTTATCCGCAAGGCGGCGTTTACCGCCCATCCAGGGAATGATTGGGGATGTTGACATAGAAAGCTCCGGCCAAAGACCCGCTGATAGGGTCTGATTGGAGGCTCGGGGCCTTCAGATAATTGAATGCACCGCAACGCGGACATTTGATGGATAGCTCTAAATACCGACCCTCTGCGAGCTTTTTATGGCATTGGGCACAACGAATATTTTGCATTACCCATTATAGAACGATCGTTCTGTTTGTTCCATGTTTTAAATACTTAATTTAGCCTCAAACAATAAACACTCAACTGGCCATTTTTTATCCCTAAAGGCTGCGAAAAGGGTTATCCACCATAACTAGGTTCATATTTAGCACGGCCCGTACTCCCTGGCTTAGTAATCCTGTTCAAGTGCGCACACTGAGGACACCAACTTCTATGCAACACCCGGCTTGGCGGAGCCTGCCAAATATGCCCGCGATGACACTGCCATGGCATTGGTCTGCCCTTTTCATGTCTGGTGGTCATTCGTCATATTTCTCTTTACCTCCCGCCTGACTGCACTCAAAATAGAACGATCGTTCTATTTTGGTGATACCCCCAATGGTTAATCTTCATACGGCTGATTGGCCTGTTTATCGCTGTGCTGGTTCGGCCCATCGTATTCCTCTGGCGTATTGCGATACACCGATTCATGCGGGATTCCCAAGCCCCGCCGAGGGCTATCTCGATGATTATCTAAGCCTTGATGAGCATCTAATTCACGATAAAGCCTCGACGGTCTTACTGCGTACTACAGGCGATTCGATGATAGACGCCCATATTTGTGATGGGGATATATTGATTGTGGATCGTGGCAGGCAGGCTGTTTCGGGCGATATTGTGGTAGCGTCTTTGGAGGGTGAATTCACCTTAAAGCGCTTGATTATCCGTGGCTCACAGTTGATTCTGCAGCCGGCAAATGCTTTGTTTTCGCCTATTGTGGTGAGCCCAGGGCAAGAGCTAGAGATCTTTGGGGTGGTATCGGGTATTGCGAGGCGGCTTTGATGTTGCGGCAGATGGCATTGGTGGATTGCAATAATTTCTACGCGTCCTGTGAGCGGGTATTTCAGCCCAAATTACGCACGCGCCCCATTGTGGTGTTGTCGAACAATGATGGCTGTGTGGTCGCACGTAGTGCGGAAAGTAAGGCCTTGGGTATTCCTATGGGCGTGCCGCTGTATCAGATCCGTGATTTGATTAAAGAGCATGGCGTGGTGGTTAGATCGAGTAATTACGCGCTGTATGGGGATTTAAGCCGTAGGGTGATGACAATTTTAGGCCGCTATTCTCCGCAGCAAGAAGTCTATTCAATCGATGAGAGTTTTTTAGATTTAAGCGGCTTTGCCAATGTCACGCAATACAGCCAGCAAATACGCCGTGATGTAAAGCAGCGTACGGGTATTCTGGTGAGTGTGGGGATTGCACCTAGTAAAACACTGGCTAAGCTTTGCAATCATGTGGCGAAGAAGATCCAGCCCTGGGCGGCAACAGGTGTTTGTAATCTGCATGAGATTGAGCCATCTGCGCTTAAAGACTTACTGCAAAGTCTGCCTGTAGGTGAAGTATGGGGGATTGGTCCACGCTTGGCCCGCAAGCTGGAGTTTGATGGCATTTGCACGGTGTATGACTTGAAGTGTGCACCGGCCAGCCAAATGCGCAGCCGTTACAGCGTATTGATGGAGCAGATCATTCGCGAGTTAAATGGTGAGGCCTGCTTGGAGCTGGATGAGGTGCCGGTAGCTAAACTGCAAATTATGTCTAGCCGCTCGTTTGGAAGTAAAACAGGGCTGCAGAGTGAGATTCAGGCCGCCGTTGCTTTGCATGTAAGCACGGCAGCAGAAAAGCTACGCCATCAGCAATCGCTGGCCAGCCAGTTGATGGTGTTTATTCGCACCAATCCATTTAGTGAGCGTGATTTACCGATGCGTCGCTCTATTGTGATGCAGCTGGCTAATCCAACAGATGACACTTTATTGCTACAAAGCGCTGCGATGGCAGGCTTGCAGCAAATCTTTGTGCCGGGCTACCCCTATCAAAAAGCGGGGGTGATGCTGGATGGTATACAAGCAAAAGCTGCGCAACAGATGGATCTATTTGCAGAAGCCGCCAGCCCGCAGCGGGAGAAATTAATGGCGGCAATGGATACGATCAATCAGCGCTTTGGTCGCCATACCCTGCGTAGCGCCGCAGAGTTGATGAGCCACGCCAGCCAGATGAATCAGCATCATCGATCACCACGCTATACAACTTGCTGGGAGGAGTTGTTGAGTATTTAATCAGGCATTCTTCTAAAAACAATGTTTTCATTGTGTCTAATGACAATTTGAACGTCTGTAGTGGCAAGCTCGAGTAGCATGCCACTTAGATTGTAAGAAAATTGCACCTCGCCTTTTCCCCTGAACTTTATGTAATGAGATACTGAGTCAAATAGCGGAGTGATCTCGTGCCTATCAATATCAACAATATTTTCAATGCCAACGGATTTGATACTCGTTAAATCCATGCTGATTGAATCTTTAGACGAAAAAACCAAAACTCCATCTGAGTTAGTAAAGACATCCATCGAGTCATCAGGGGTTATTTTGATAGGTTTTTCATTGTTTGCCATAAAAAATTCTTTTGTAGTTGATGCAGCTTTTTTTAAACTAGTTTGCTAATCATGGGCAACAGCAGCACTGCGGCTTATTTTTTTGGCAGTAATGGCTCCCCCCACTCTGCACGGATTTCTGGAGGGAATGGGGCTTCGAATGCGGTTTTATGCGAAAGCCAATTAAAGGTGCCCCAGAGTAAATACAAGGGTCCAAAGATAGGGAAAAACAAAAAGGAGATCACCACAAAAATAGGATGGTCCTGATTCCACTTTTTTATTTTTGGGCCATATGGGCCAATACACCCCATAGATTGCCACCAACTATTAGGGGCAGCTTCGGCTAAAGTTTCGCCAACAGGCAAGGCCGGACCGTTTTCTTCCATATAGGCATGCAGATACGCCCATGATGCCCGAACGGAATGTTCACTCATGACCAGTGGATTACCAATCGTAAAGAAATCAACAAAGTCTGGCATTGCCTCATGCTTTAGCATTTGATCCCATGCTTTATCATGGTCACTTTTGGCGACTTGTTTTTGTGCAAAATCAGGATCTTTAATTCCCACACCTAGGGAGTGAACCGTCGATGGTAATTGCCCCAACATAACAACTTTTGAAACATAAACAAATATTAATGAATTCCAATCGTATTCAATAATCACTGTTGGCCAAGCATACAATGGATTGCGTTTTTTAAAACTTTTTCTTATATAATCAATAAGCCCGGGTGTGTCACGAAAAACTCTATAAACTTTTTGCTTTTTCTTATCAAAAATTAAGCTATCGTTTTTAAGAGAAAACATATCAGCTCTAAGCTGATAAAGCCCAATATGAAGTGCATAAAACACACCCAAGCCACTAAGAGTCATAAAAACAAATTTAAATAAAAAAGTGAATAATCCTTCTATTTCTAATTCAAAAAAGCAGACATACAATGCGTATGACATTAGGGGTAAGCCCCCAAAAAAGACAAGTAGCGAAAATAAGGTGACCAAGCCTCTTTGATAATGAGTTGTACTCGCCAGCTCGATGGCCTCTGGGTAAATCGTTTTAACGCCGTTCAAGCTGCTACCTTTGCACCGCGCAGTCGTTTCTTTACTTAGGTATGCTGCAATATCAATGCTAGATACATCAATAATGGCGGAAGGGTATTCGCCCTTTAATAGGCGATAGGCTGTTGTTGAGGCAGTTGGAGTCATAAGCTTTTAATTTTTTAGATGGGATTGAATGATTAATCTATTTGCTATGATTCCCACTTCACCCGCGGCTATCGCACAAGGCAATAGCCGCGTTAAGGCTTATTTTTTGGGCAGTACTGGCTCTCCCCACTCTGCACGGATTTCTGGGGGGAATGGGGCTTCGAATGCGGTTTTATGCGAAAGCCAATTAAAGGTTCCCCAGAGTAAATACAATGGTCCAAAGATAGGGAAAAACAAAAAGGACATCACCACAAAAATAGGATGGTCTTGATTC encodes the following:
- a CDS encoding DUF6708 domain-containing protein, which codes for MTPTASTTAYRLLKGEYPSAIIDVSSIDIAAYLSKETTARCKGSSLNGVKTIYPEAIELASTTHYQRGLVTLFSLLVFFGGLPLMSYALYVCFFELEIEGLFTFLFKFVFMTLSGLGVFYALHIGLYQLRADMFSLKNDSLIFDKKKQKVYRVFRDTPGLIDYIRKSFKKRNPLYAWPTVIIEYDWNSLIFVYVSKVVMLGQLPSTVHSLGVGIKDPDFAQKQVAKSDHDKAWDQMLKHEAMPDFVDFFTIGNPLVMSEHSVRASWAYLHAYMEENGPALPVGETLAEAAPNSWWQSMGCIGPYGPKIKKWNQDHPIFVVISFLFFPIFGPLYLLWGTFNWLSHKTAFEAPFPPEIRAEWGEPLLPKK